A segment of the Acidimicrobiales bacterium genome:
CCACCGCCACCCGGAAGGCGTCGGTGCCGTGGGTGGCCAGCGAGAACCAGAACGGCAGGCCGCGCGCCCGTCGGGATAGGTGGAAGGCGTAGTCCGACGGGTTCCACTCGTGACGGGCCGTGACGGCGTCGAGGTAGACCGCGCTCTGGGTGTGCGCCACCCGGGCCAGCTCGGGCTCGCGATACAGCAGGGCCGCGCAGTCGAAGGTGCTGAACAGCCACTTGTGCGGGTCGACCACGAACGAGTCGGCCCGCTCGATGCCGTCGAAGAGGTGCCGCACGCTGGGGGCGGCCAGGGCGGCACCGCCGTAGGCGCCGTCGACGTGCAGCCACAGGCCCCGCTCGGCGCACACGTCGGCCACCCCCGCCAGGTCGTCGACCGTGCCCAGGTTCGTCGTGCCGGCGGTGGCGACCACGGCGAACAGCCCGTCGCTCGCGCCGGCCGAGTCGGCCCGCCCCAGCGCGGTCCGCAGGTTCGGGCCGGTGAGGCGCCCCCGATCGTCGACCGGCACCCGCAGCACCTCGACGTCCATCACGCGGGCCGCGGCGTCGATCGACGAGTGCACGTCGCCGCTGGCCGCCACCCTCCAGCGGGCCGGCCGGTCGGCCCGCGTCGCAGCGGCCGTGTGGCGGGCCGCGACCAGCGCCGACAGGTTCGCGGCCGACCCGCCGCTCACGAACGTGCCACCCGCGGTCGCCGGCAGTCCGGCCAGCTCCGCGATCCACGCCAGGGCCTGGTTCTCGGCGTAGACCGCACCGCTCGCCTCCAGCCACGAGCCCCCGTAGAGCCCCGAGGCGCCGATGACCATGTCGAAGAGCGCGGCCACCTTGGTGGGGGCCGCCGGCACGAAGGCGAGGAAGCGGGGGTGGTCAACGGAGATGTTGGCCGACGCCAGCACCTCGGCGAAGAGCCGGAGCGCCTCGAGCCCCCCGATGCCCGCAGGGGTGATGGTGCTGCCCACGGCGGCGGTGAGCTCCTGCTCGGTGCGCGGGTGGTCCAGGTCGGGCGGGTCGAGCCGCAGGCGCTCGAGGGCGTAGTCCACGATCGCCCGGGCCAACCGCTCCGTCTCGTCCGTGTACCGGTGCACGACGCCGAGTCTGCCTCGCGCCCGACCCGGCGCCGTCCTAGGTGAGGGGGCGGGCCGTGGGCGCGATCGGTGCCGGCAGCATGGTCTCGCCCATGAGCGCCTCGTCGACCGCGGCGGCGCAGGCCCGGCCCTCGGCGATGGCCCACACGATCAGGCTCTGGCCGCGTCCCATGTCGCCGCACACGAACACACCCTCGACGTTCGTCCTCCAACCGCCGTCACGGGCCACGTTGCCCCGGGCGTCGATCTCGACGCCGAGGGCCTCGAGCATCCCCGGGACCTGGGCCCCGGTGAAGCCCATGGCCAGCAGCACCAGCTCGCACGGCAGCTCGAAGTCGGACCCGGGGACCTTCTCGAACACCATGCGGCCGTCGACGAACCGCTGCTCCACCTCGTGGGCCCGCAGCCCCCGCACGTTCCCCTGGTCGTCGCCGACGAACATCTCGGTGTTCACCGAGAAGACGCGCTCGCCGCCCTCCTCGTGGGCCGAGGTGACCTTGTACTGCATGGGATACGTCGGCCAGGGGTTGGCCGTCGGCCGGTGATCGGGTGGCCGGGGCATGATCTCGAACTGGTGGACCGACAGGCAGCCCTGGCGGTGAACCGTGCCCAGGCAGTCGGCGCCCGTGTCGCCGCCGCCGATGATCACCACGTGCTTGCCCTCGGCGGTGATCGTGGGCTCGGCCAGGTCTCCCTGCTGCACCCGGTTGGCGATCGGCAGGAACTCCATCGCCTGGTGCACCCCGTTCAGGTCGTGCCCGGGGATCGGCAGACCCCGGGCCACCGTGGCCCCACCGGCCAGGACGATGGCGTCGAACTGGCGGCGGAGGTCGTCGACCGCCACGTCGACGCCCACGTCGGCGCTGACGCGGAACTCGACCCCTTCGGCCTCCATCTGGGCCAGGCGACGGTCGAGGACCCGCTTCTCCATCTTGAACTCGGGGATGCCGTAGCGCAGCAGTCCGCCGATGCGGTCGGCCCGCTCGAACACCACCACCCGGTGCCCGGCCCGGCGCAGCTGCTGGGCGGCGGCCAGGCCCGCCGGCCCCGACCCCACGACCGCGACGGCGCGACCCGTCTCCACCGCCGGCGGCTGCGGCGCCACCCAGCCCTCGGCCCAGGCCCGATCGATGATCTCGACCTCCACCTGCTTGATGCTGACGGGATCGGCGTTGATGCCCAGCACGCAGGCCGCCTCGCAGGGCGCCGGGCAGAGCCGCCCGGTGAACTCGGGGAAGTTGTTGGTGGCGTGCAGCCGCTCGATGGCGTCGCGCCAGTGCTCCCGGTAGACGAGGTCGTTCCAGTCGGGGATGAGGTTGCCGAGCGGGCACCCGTTGTTGCAGAAGGGGATGCCGCAGTCCATGCACCGGCCGGCCTGGAGCTTGAGCCTGTCGGCCGGGAAGGGCTCGTACACCTCCTTCCAGTCGCGGAGCCGCACGGGCACCGGGCGGCGCGTGGGCGCTTCCCGATCCCACTTCAGGAACCCGGTGAGCTCACCCATGCGACGCCGCCATCACTGCCTCGAGGACCGGGATGCCCCGCTCCTCCGCGTCCTTGGTGGCCTGCAGGATCCGCTTGTAGTCCTTGGGCATGACCTTCTTGAAGTGCTCGAGCTGGTTCCACCAGTCGTCGAGGAGGCGGGAGGCGACGGCCGAGCCGGTCTCGTCGCGGTGCCGGGCGATGATCTCCCGGAGGAAGTCGAAGTCGTCCTCTTCGAGCGGGTCGAGGTCGACCATCTCGTAGTTCACGAGGTTCGGGAGCTCGTCGTGCGGGTCGTGGACGTAGGCCACTCCCCCCGACATGCCGGCCCCGACGTTGCGCCCGGTGGGGCCGAGCACCACCACGCGCCCGCCGGTCATGTACTCGCACGCGTGGTCGCCGACCCCCTCGACGACCGCCGTGGCCCCGGAGTTGCGCACGCAGAAACGCTCACCCACGACGCCCCGCAGGAACACCTCCCCCGCCGTGGCCCCGTAGAGGATGACGTTGCCGGCGATCACGTTGTCCTCGGCGACGAAGGGGGCGTCGCGATCGGGGTGCACCACCAGGCGCCCGCCGGACAGGCCCTTGCCGAGGTAGTCGTTGGCGTCGCCCTCGAGGCGCATCGTGATGCCCCTCGGCACGAAGGCGCCGAAGCTCTGGCCCGCCGAGCCCCGGAAGTGGAGCCGGATCGTGTCGTCGGGCAGCCCCTCGCCGCCGAAGCGCCGGGTGACCTCGAAGCCGAGCATCGTGCCGACCGTGCGGTTCACGTTGCGGATCGGCAGCTCGAGGCTCACCGGCTGGCGATCGTCGAGCGCCCCCTCGCACAACTGGATGAGGGTGTGGTCGAGGGCCCGGTCGAGGCCGTGGTCCTGCTTCTGGACGCAGTAGCGGGCCTCGTTGAGCCCGAGGTCGGGCATCGTGAGGACGGGGGTGAGGTCGAGGCCCGACGCCTTCCAGTGGTCGACGGCCGCCTGCACGTCGAGCAGCTCGGCGTGGCCGATCGCCTCGGCGAGCGTGCGGAAGCCCAGCTCGGCGAGCAGCTCGCGCACCTCCTCGGCGACGTACTCGAAGAACGTGACGACGAACTCGGGCTTGCCGCTGAAGCGCTCGCGGAGCTCCGGGTTCTGGGTGGCCACGCCCACCGGGCAGGTGTCGAGGTGGCAGACCCGCATCATCACGCAGCCCGACACCACCAGCGGGGCGGTGGCGAAGCCGAACTCCTCGGCACCGAGCAGCGCGGCGATCACCACGTCGCGGCCGGTCTTCATCTGGCCGTCGACCTGCACCACGATCCGGTCGCGCAGCCCGTTCAGGAGCAGGGTCTGCTGGGTCTCGGCCAGCCCCAGCTCCCACGGGGCTCCGGCGTGCTTGAGCGAGGTGAGCGGCGAGGCGCCGGTGCCGCCGTCGTGGCCGGAGATGAGCACCACGTCGGCGTGGGCCTTCGACACGCCCGCGGCCACCGTGCCCACGCCCACCTCGGCCACCAGCTTCACGTGCACCCGGGCCTCCGGGTTGGAGTTCTTGAGGTCGTGGATGAGCTGGGCCAGGTCCTCGATGGAGTAGATGTCGTGGTGCGGCGGCGGGCTGATCAGCCCCACACCCGGCGTGGAGTGCCGGGTCTTGGCGATCCACGGGTACACCTTGTGGCCCGGCAGCTGGCCGCCCTCGCCGGGCTTGGCGCCCTGGGCCATCTTGATCTGCAGGTCGTCGGCGTTCACCAGGTACTCGCTGGTCACGCCAAAGCGGCCCGACGCCACCTGCTTGATGGCCGAGCGGCGCAGGTCGCCGTTGGGGTCGGGCACGAAGCGGTCGGGGTCCTCGCCGCCCTCGCCGGTGTTGCTCTTGCCGCCGATGCGGTTCATGGCGATGGCGAGGGTCTCGTGGGCCTCCTTCGAGATCGAGCCGTAGCTCATGGCGCCGGTGGCGAAGCGCTTGACGATCTCCGAGACCGGCTCGACCTCGTCGACGGGCACCGGCGGCCGCTCGTCCGTCCGCAGGCGGAACAGCCCCCGGAGCGTGGCCAGGTGGGCCGCCTGCTGGTCGACGAGGCTCGTGTACTCCTTGAAGACCTCGTAGCGCTTGGCGCGGGTCGCGTGCTGGAGCTTGAACACCGTCTCGGGGTTGAACAGGTGGTACTCGCCCTCGCGGCGCCACTGGTACTCGCCCCCGAGCTCGAGGGTGCGGTGGGCGCGCTCGGTGGGCCGCGGCGGGTACGCGGTGGCGTGCCGGCGGGCGACCTCGGCCGCGAGCACGTCGAGCCCCACCCCGCCGAGGCGGCTCACCGTGCCGGTGAAGTAGCGGTCGACGACCTCCGAGCCCAGTCCGATGGCCTCGAACACCTGGGCGCCGGTGTAGGACGCGACGGTGGAGATGCCCATCTTCGACATCACCTTCAGCACGCCCTTGTTGGCCGCCTTGATGTAGTTGCGCACGGCCTTCTCGGCGTCGATGTCGACGAGCAGGCCCTCGAGCACGAGGTCCTCGATGGCCTCGAAGGCGAGGTACGGGTTGATGGCGCCTGCGCCGTACCCGAGCAGGAGGCACATGTGGTGCACCTCGCGGGCGTCGCCGGCCTCGACCACCAGGCCGACCCTGGTGCGCGTCTTCTCGCGGATCAGGTGGTGGTGGATGGCGCCGGTGAACAGCAGCGACGGGATGGGCGCGAGCTCCTCGTCGGAGTCCCGGTCGGAGAGCACGATCACGCTGGCGCCGTCGGCGATGGCCGCGCTGGCCTGCCGGCAGAGGTCCTCCAGGGCGGCGCGGAGCGCCTCGCCCCCGCCCGCGACCGGGTAGAGCCCGCGGAGGGTCACCGACTGGAACTCGGGGTACTCGCCGTCGTCGTTGGCGTCGATCAGCCGCTCGAGCTCGTCGTTGTCGATGATCGGGTGGTGGAGGCTGATCTGCCGGCAGCTCTGCGGCGTCGGCTGCAGGAGGTTGCCCTCGGGTCCGATCGTCGTGAAGAGCGAGGTGACCAGCTCCTCGCGGATCGCGTCCAGGGGCGGGTTGGTCACCTGCGCGAAGAGCTGGGCGAAGTAGTCGAACAGGAGTCGCGACCGGTTCGACAGCACCGCGATCGGGGTGTCGTTGCCCATCGAGCCGATGGGCTCGTAGCCGTTCTTGGCCATCGGGCCCACGATGATCTTCAGCTCCTCGTGGGTGTAGCCGAACGTCTGCAGCCGGCGCATGACCGACTCGTGGCCCCAGATCTTGTGCTCGCGCTCGGGCAGGTCGTCGAGCCGCACCAGGCCCCGACGCAGCCACTCCCCGTAGGGGTGCTCGGCCGCCAGGCCGGCCTTGATCTCCTCGTCGTCGACGATGCGCCCCTGCTCGGTGTCGACGAGGAACATCTTCCCGGGCTGGAGTCGGCCCTTCTTCACGACCCGGTCGGGCGGCACGTCGACCACGCCGACCTCGCTCGCCATGATGACCAGGTCGTCGGCCGTCACCCAGTAGCGGCTCGGGCGGAGGCCGTTGCGGTCGAGCACGGCACCGATCACGGTGCCGTCGGTGAAGGCGATGGACGCGGGCCCGTCCCACGGCTCCATGAGGGACGCGTGGAACTGGTAGAAGGCCTTCTTCTCCGCGGGCATCGAGCCGTGGTTCTCCCACGCCTCGGGGATCATCATCAGCACGGCGTGCGGCAGCGAGCGCCCACCGAGGTGCAGCAGCTCCAGGCACTCGTCGAAGCTGGCCGAGTCGCTGGCGCCGGGGGTGATGATCGGGAAGACGCGCTCCAGGTCGCCCGGGATGAGGTCGGTGGCGAGCAGGGCCTCGCGGGCCCGCATCCAGTTGCGGTTGCCCTGCAGGGTGTTGATCTCGCCGTTGTGGGCCACGAACCGGTACGGGTGCGCCAGCGGCCACGAGGGGAACGTGTTGGTGGAGAAGCGGCTGTGCACCAGGGCCAGTGCGCTCTCCGTGCGGTCGTCGGCCAGGTCGGGGAAGAACGTGCGCAGCTGGGGCGTGGTGAGCATGCCCTTGTACACGATCGTGCGGCCGGACAGGCTCGGGAAGTACGGCGGGAGCCCGCCGTTGGCCACCGTGGGCTGCTCGCCCCCGGGCGCGCCGACCACCACGCCGTGCTCGACGCGCTTGCGGACCACGAATGCCCGCCGCTCGAGGTCGAGGCCGGCGAGGGGCGCGTCGGGGGGACCGGCGACGAACACCTGCCGGAAGCGGGGCTCCACCGCCTTCGCGGTGGAGCCGATCATCGAGTCGTCGAACGGGACGTCCCGCCACCCGAGGGTGCGCAGGCCCTCGTCGGCGACGATCGCCTCGATCTGCCGGCAGGTCTCGCCGGCCTGGCCCACGTCGACGGGCAGGAAGACCAGGCCGGTCGCGTAGGCCCCCGCTGGTGGGAGCTCGAAGGGCACGACCGCCCGGTAGAAGGCGTCGGGCACCTGGATGAGGATCCCGGCCCCGTCGCCGGTGTTCACCTCGCAGCCTGCCGCGCCCCGATGCTCGAGGTTGCGCAGCGCGCCGATGCCGAGCTCGACGAGGCGGTGCGAGCGCCGGCCCTGCAGGTCGACGACGAAGCTGACACCGCAGGCGTCGTGCTCGAAGCGGGGGTCGTAGAGCCCCTGGGGCACGGGGAGGTCGTGGGGCATGCGCCATCCTTCTCCGGTGGTGCGGGGACGGGTGGTGCTCGCTCGGGACGGCGTTGGCCCTGACGCAGCGTCAGAAGGGTACTCCACGCCCCCCCGAGCGACGCCACTCGGTTCGCGGATCGTGACCTGTTCGTGACACCCGCCACGGCCCCGCCCGGCGGTGGCATGCTCGGCCGGTGGACCTCCTGCCTCTCGACCCCGACGAGCTACTGACGACCACCCGATCGGTGCGCAAGCGCCTCGACTTCGACCGTCCGGTGGAGCGGGCCGTGGTCGAGGAGTGCCTCGAGGTCGCCCTGCAGGCACCCACCGGCTCGAACACCCAGGGTTGGCAGTGGGTCGTCGTCGACGACCCGGCGCTGAAGGCCGCCATCGCCGGGCACTACGGGCGCAACTACGACGAGTACGCCCAGAACCCGGCCTCGGCGGCGTTCGCCGACGACGACCCCCGGGCCCAGCGCCGCGACGCCGTCCGGTCGTCGTCGCGCTACCTGCGGGAGCGCCTCCACGAGGTGCCGGTGATGGTCATCCCCTGCATCGCCGGGCGGTTCGAGGGCCTGCCCTCG
Coding sequences within it:
- a CDS encoding aspartate aminotransferase family protein, which produces MHRYTDETERLARAIVDYALERLRLDPPDLDHPRTEQELTAAVGSTITPAGIGGLEALRLFAEVLASANISVDHPRFLAFVPAAPTKVAALFDMVIGASGLYGGSWLEASGAVYAENQALAWIAELAGLPATAGGTFVSGGSAANLSALVAARHTAAATRADRPARWRVAASGDVHSSIDAAARVMDVEVLRVPVDDRGRLTGPNLRTALGRADSAGASDGLFAVVATAGTTNLGTVDDLAGVADVCAERGLWLHVDGAYGGAALAAPSVRHLFDGIERADSFVVDPHKWLFSTFDCAALLYREPELARVAHTQSAVYLDAVTARHEWNPSDYAFHLSRRARGLPFWFSLATHGTDAFRVAVETTLDTARDAARQVRAHPSTELLLEPELSVVLFRRVGWTPPDYHTWSQRVLAEGLALVTPSAWQGETVLRFCVVNPGTTPDDIALILGSLDHP
- a CDS encoding glutamate synthase subunit beta, with the protein product MGELTGFLKWDREAPTRRPVPVRLRDWKEVYEPFPADRLKLQAGRCMDCGIPFCNNGCPLGNLIPDWNDLVYREHWRDAIERLHATNNFPEFTGRLCPAPCEAACVLGINADPVSIKQVEVEIIDRAWAEGWVAPQPPAVETGRAVAVVGSGPAGLAAAQQLRRAGHRVVVFERADRIGGLLRYGIPEFKMEKRVLDRRLAQMEAEGVEFRVSADVGVDVAVDDLRRQFDAIVLAGGATVARGLPIPGHDLNGVHQAMEFLPIANRVQQGDLAEPTITAEGKHVVIIGGGDTGADCLGTVHRQGCLSVHQFEIMPRPPDHRPTANPWPTYPMQYKVTSAHEEGGERVFSVNTEMFVGDDQGNVRGLRAHEVEQRFVDGRMVFEKVPGSDFELPCELVLLAMGFTGAQVPGMLEALGVEIDARGNVARDGGWRTNVEGVFVCGDMGRGQSLIVWAIAEGRACAAAVDEALMGETMLPAPIAPTARPLT
- the gltB gene encoding glutamate synthase large subunit, encoding MPHDLPVPQGLYDPRFEHDACGVSFVVDLQGRRSHRLVELGIGALRNLEHRGAAGCEVNTGDGAGILIQVPDAFYRAVVPFELPPAGAYATGLVFLPVDVGQAGETCRQIEAIVADEGLRTLGWRDVPFDDSMIGSTAKAVEPRFRQVFVAGPPDAPLAGLDLERRAFVVRKRVEHGVVVGAPGGEQPTVANGGLPPYFPSLSGRTIVYKGMLTTPQLRTFFPDLADDRTESALALVHSRFSTNTFPSWPLAHPYRFVAHNGEINTLQGNRNWMRAREALLATDLIPGDLERVFPIITPGASDSASFDECLELLHLGGRSLPHAVLMMIPEAWENHGSMPAEKKAFYQFHASLMEPWDGPASIAFTDGTVIGAVLDRNGLRPSRYWVTADDLVIMASEVGVVDVPPDRVVKKGRLQPGKMFLVDTEQGRIVDDEEIKAGLAAEHPYGEWLRRGLVRLDDLPEREHKIWGHESVMRRLQTFGYTHEELKIIVGPMAKNGYEPIGSMGNDTPIAVLSNRSRLLFDYFAQLFAQVTNPPLDAIREELVTSLFTTIGPEGNLLQPTPQSCRQISLHHPIIDNDELERLIDANDDGEYPEFQSVTLRGLYPVAGGGEALRAALEDLCRQASAAIADGASVIVLSDRDSDEELAPIPSLLFTGAIHHHLIREKTRTRVGLVVEAGDAREVHHMCLLLGYGAGAINPYLAFEAIEDLVLEGLLVDIDAEKAVRNYIKAANKGVLKVMSKMGISTVASYTGAQVFEAIGLGSEVVDRYFTGTVSRLGGVGLDVLAAEVARRHATAYPPRPTERAHRTLELGGEYQWRREGEYHLFNPETVFKLQHATRAKRYEVFKEYTSLVDQQAAHLATLRGLFRLRTDERPPVPVDEVEPVSEIVKRFATGAMSYGSISKEAHETLAIAMNRIGGKSNTGEGGEDPDRFVPDPNGDLRRSAIKQVASGRFGVTSEYLVNADDLQIKMAQGAKPGEGGQLPGHKVYPWIAKTRHSTPGVGLISPPPHHDIYSIEDLAQLIHDLKNSNPEARVHVKLVAEVGVGTVAAGVSKAHADVVLISGHDGGTGASPLTSLKHAGAPWELGLAETQQTLLLNGLRDRIVVQVDGQMKTGRDVVIAALLGAEEFGFATAPLVVSGCVMMRVCHLDTCPVGVATQNPELRERFSGKPEFVVTFFEYVAEEVRELLAELGFRTLAEAIGHAELLDVQAAVDHWKASGLDLTPVLTMPDLGLNEARYCVQKQDHGLDRALDHTLIQLCEGALDDRQPVSLELPIRNVNRTVGTMLGFEVTRRFGGEGLPDDTIRLHFRGSAGQSFGAFVPRGITMRLEGDANDYLGKGLSGGRLVVHPDRDAPFVAEDNVIAGNVILYGATAGEVFLRGVVGERFCVRNSGATAVVEGVGDHACEYMTGGRVVVLGPTGRNVGAGMSGGVAYVHDPHDELPNLVNYEMVDLDPLEEDDFDFLREIIARHRDETGSAVASRLLDDWWNQLEHFKKVMPKDYKRILQATKDAEERGIPVLEAVMAASHG
- a CDS encoding nitroreductase family protein; the encoded protein is MDLLPLDPDELLTTTRSVRKRLDFDRPVERAVVEECLEVALQAPTGSNTQGWQWVVVDDPALKAAIAGHYGRNYDEYAQNPASAAFADDDPRAQRRDAVRSSSRYLRERLHEVPVMVIPCIAGRFEGLPSFAQASMWGSILPAVWSFMLALRARGLGSAWTTLHLPDERAVADLLGIPYDRYTQAGLFPVAHTLGTDFKPAPRLPLADVLHWNGW